A single Brassica rapa cultivar Chiifu-401-42 chromosome A04, CAAS_Brap_v3.01, whole genome shotgun sequence DNA region contains:
- the LOC103865781 gene encoding two-component response regulator ARR1 isoform X2 has protein sequence MTPSSQSSENSKTCPSNNFKATTTKEDNDKDEEEEEEEEEEEEEDEEERSADQSPSSNSYVEESGSQHHHNNNDQIKKNGGSVRPYNRSKTPRLRWTPELHLCFLQAVERLGGPDRATPKLVLQLMNVKGLSIAHVKSHLQMYRSKKIDDLNQGDQGFSFEHGAGYTYNLSQPPMLQSFDQGPSTSLGYGGGSWIDHRRQVYRSPWRGLTARDNTRTRQTLFSSQLGERFHGVSNSILDDKNKTISFRTNSREAAHASNGIGEAVPRSHRSFLEGMKTFNKSWGQSFPSNPNPSMPSKPQDHTAVTLNFHQSDNPRVGEETENDLKRKRLLLSGDYNKSNPDLDLSLSLKVPPTHNNLGECLLEEGEKEHEDSKRLSLSLSSSSLSQHGRAIRKEDQNDHKKRKISVLASPLDLTL, from the exons ATGACACCAAGCAGCCAAAGTTCTGAAAACTCCAAAACTTGTCCATCTAACAACTTCAAAGCAACCACCACGAAGGAAGACAACgacaaagatgaagaagaggaagaagaagaagaagaagaagaagaggaagatgaagaagagagatcAGCAGATCAGAGCCCATCTAGCAATAGCTATGTGGAAGAGAGTGGGAGTCAACATCATCATAATAATAATGATCAGATCAAGAAAAATGGTGGATCTGTGAGGCCATACAACCGCTCAAAGACTCCAAGGCTGCGATGGACACCTGAGCTCCATCTCTGCTTTCTTCAAGCTGTGGAGAGATTGGGTGGACCAGATA GAGCAACACCGAAGCTTGTTCTTCAGTTGATGAACGTCAAGGGGCTAAGTATTGCCCATGTCAAGAGCCATCTTCAG ATGTACAGAAGCAAGAAGATCGATGACCTAAATCAAG GAGATCAAGGATTTTCTTTTGAACACGGAGCTGGTTACACTTATAACCTTAGCCAACCTCCAATGCTACAAAGTTTTGATCAAGGGCCTTCTACTAGTTTAGG ATACGGTGGCGGTTCGTGGATCGACCATAGACGACAGGTCTACCGTAGCCCTTGGAGAGGCTTAACGGCACGAGACAATACAAGAACAAGACAAACACTGTTTAGCTCACAGCTTGGCGAGAGATTTCATGGAGTTAGCAATAGTATTCTTgatgataaaaacaaaactatttCGTTTCGAACCAATTCTCGTGAAGCGGCTCATGCCAGCAATGGTATAGGTGAAGCTGTTCCAAGAAGTCATAGAAGTTTTCTTGAAGGTATGAAGACGTTTAACAAATCATGGGGACAGAGCTTCCCCTCCAATCCTAATCCTTCGATGCCATCAAAACCACAAGATCATACTGCTGTGACATTGAACTTTCATCAAAGTGACAATCCTCGAGTGGGAGAAGAAACGGAGAATGACTTGAAGAGGAAAAGATTGTTATTATCTGGTGACTACAATAAGTCGAACCCAGATTTGGATCTAAGCTTGTCCCTTAAGGTACCTCCTACACACAACAATCTTGGAGAATGCTTGTTAGAAGAGGGAGAAAAAGAGCATGAAGATAGCAAGCGGTTATCTCTTTCATTATCTTCATCGAGTTTATCACAGCATGGTCGAGCCATTAGGAAAGAAGATCAAAATGATCATAAAAAGAGAAAGATTTCGGTCTTGGCAAGTCCCCTTGATCTCACTTTATGA
- the LOC103865779 gene encoding GDSL esterase/lipase At2g40250, whose protein sequence is MNPNHHKPILLIFFTLLLQLPNPINASPSPPITALYAFGDSTVDSGNNNYIPTLFQSNHPPYGRSFPAKLSTGRFSDGKLATDFIASSLGLKPTLPAYLNPSVKPVDLLTGVSFASAGGGLDDRTAMMSLTLTMDKQWSYFEEAVRKMKSVVGDLEANRVIKNALFVISAGTNDMIYNVYDHVLGRFISVSDYQDYLLSKVEAFIQRLHDAGARRITVAGLPPIGCLPVQVTLGTITIPRIFHHRICTENQNADSQLYNQKLQKLNFRLSQRLPGSKVLYLDIYTPLIDMIKHPHRYGLEETLVGCCGTGLLEAGPLCKPLSRTCEDVSKYMFFDSVHPSQKAYSVIATYAFKKLFPLL, encoded by the exons ATGAACCCTAATCATCATAAACCAATCCTACTCATATTCTTCACTCTTCTTCTCCAACTTCCAAACCCTATCAATGCATCACCATCCCCACCCATAACGGCTCTTTACGCCTTCGGCGACTCCACGGTTGATTCCGGCAACAACAACTACATCCCAACTCTTTTTCAAAGCAACCATCCACCTTACGGCAGATCTTTCCCGGCTAAACTCTCCACCGGAAGATTCTCAGATGGAAAACTCGCCACCGACTTCATAGCCTCCTCTCTAGGTCTCAAACCCACTTTACCAGCTTACCTCAACCCGTCAGTCAAACCCGTTGACCTTTTGACCGGCGTTAGTTTTGCCTCGGCCGGAGGTGGTTTAGATGACCGGACGGCAATGATGTCGTTGACTTTGACCATGGACAAGCAATGGAGTTACTTTGAGGAGGCAGTACGTAAGATGAAGAGTGTGGTTGGAGATTTGGAGGCTAATCGGGTGATTAAGAATGCTTTGTTTGTGATTAGTGCGGGGACTAATGATATGATCTATAATGTTTATGATCATGTTCTTGGGAGGTTTATCTCCGTTTCGGATTATCAAGATTATCTACTCAGCAAAGTCGAAGCGTTTATCCAG AGACTACACGACGCAGGAGCACGAAGGATTACAGTAGCTGGACTACCACCAATAGGATGCCTTCCAGTGCAAGTAACACTTGGTACCATTACTATCCCTCGCATCTTCCATCATCGGATCTGCACGGAAAATCAAAACGCTGATTCTCAGCTATACAATCAAAAGCTACAGAAGCTAAACTTCCGTCTAAGTCAAAGGCTTCCAGGCTCCAAAGTTCTTTACCTTGACATCTACACTCCATTAATAGACATGATCAAACATCCTCATAGATATG GACTGGAAGAAACATTGGTAGGATGTTGTGGGACGGGGCTGCTTGAGGCAGGACCTCTATGCAAGCCATTGTCTCGGACTTGCGAGGATGTTTCAAAGTACATGTTCTTTGATTCTGTGCATCCATCACAGAAGGCTTACTCTGTCATAGCTACTTACGCCTTTAAAAAGTTGTTTCCTCTTctctaa
- the LOC103865781 gene encoding two-component response regulator ORR26 isoform X1, with amino-acid sequence MTPSSQSSENSKTCPSNNFKATTTKEDNDKDEEEEEEEEEEEEEDEEERSADQSPSSNSYVEESGSQHHHNNNDQIKKNGGSVRPYNRSKTPRLRWTPELHLCFLQAVERLGGPDRATPKLVLQLMNVKGLSIAHVKSHLQMYRSKKIDDLNQGDQGFSFEHGAGYTYNLSQPPMLQSFDQGPSTSLGRYGGGSWIDHRRQVYRSPWRGLTARDNTRTRQTLFSSQLGERFHGVSNSILDDKNKTISFRTNSREAAHASNGIGEAVPRSHRSFLEGMKTFNKSWGQSFPSNPNPSMPSKPQDHTAVTLNFHQSDNPRVGEETENDLKRKRLLLSGDYNKSNPDLDLSLSLKVPPTHNNLGECLLEEGEKEHEDSKRLSLSLSSSSLSQHGRAIRKEDQNDHKKRKISVLASPLDLTL; translated from the exons ATGACACCAAGCAGCCAAAGTTCTGAAAACTCCAAAACTTGTCCATCTAACAACTTCAAAGCAACCACCACGAAGGAAGACAACgacaaagatgaagaagaggaagaagaagaagaagaagaagaagaggaagatgaagaagagagatcAGCAGATCAGAGCCCATCTAGCAATAGCTATGTGGAAGAGAGTGGGAGTCAACATCATCATAATAATAATGATCAGATCAAGAAAAATGGTGGATCTGTGAGGCCATACAACCGCTCAAAGACTCCAAGGCTGCGATGGACACCTGAGCTCCATCTCTGCTTTCTTCAAGCTGTGGAGAGATTGGGTGGACCAGATA GAGCAACACCGAAGCTTGTTCTTCAGTTGATGAACGTCAAGGGGCTAAGTATTGCCCATGTCAAGAGCCATCTTCAG ATGTACAGAAGCAAGAAGATCGATGACCTAAATCAAG GAGATCAAGGATTTTCTTTTGAACACGGAGCTGGTTACACTTATAACCTTAGCCAACCTCCAATGCTACAAAGTTTTGATCAAGGGCCTTCTACTAGTTTAGG CAGATACGGTGGCGGTTCGTGGATCGACCATAGACGACAGGTCTACCGTAGCCCTTGGAGAGGCTTAACGGCACGAGACAATACAAGAACAAGACAAACACTGTTTAGCTCACAGCTTGGCGAGAGATTTCATGGAGTTAGCAATAGTATTCTTgatgataaaaacaaaactatttCGTTTCGAACCAATTCTCGTGAAGCGGCTCATGCCAGCAATGGTATAGGTGAAGCTGTTCCAAGAAGTCATAGAAGTTTTCTTGAAGGTATGAAGACGTTTAACAAATCATGGGGACAGAGCTTCCCCTCCAATCCTAATCCTTCGATGCCATCAAAACCACAAGATCATACTGCTGTGACATTGAACTTTCATCAAAGTGACAATCCTCGAGTGGGAGAAGAAACGGAGAATGACTTGAAGAGGAAAAGATTGTTATTATCTGGTGACTACAATAAGTCGAACCCAGATTTGGATCTAAGCTTGTCCCTTAAGGTACCTCCTACACACAACAATCTTGGAGAATGCTTGTTAGAAGAGGGAGAAAAAGAGCATGAAGATAGCAAGCGGTTATCTCTTTCATTATCTTCATCGAGTTTATCACAGCATGGTCGAGCCATTAGGAAAGAAGATCAAAATGATCATAAAAAGAGAAAGATTTCGGTCTTGGCAAGTCCCCTTGATCTCACTTTATGA